A genomic stretch from Bradyrhizobium quebecense includes:
- a CDS encoding cyclic nucleotide-binding domain-containing protein produces MRAILDHCTGGNRRSLPAGTDFIEEGGQTGHLFVLLEGKVEVVKGDSLVAVIDEPGAVFGEMSVLLDRPHSAKVRTASDCVLYEFDDAASFLREQPALALLIAQLLAQRLHVATTYLADLMHQYADHGTHLAMVSEVLQSMINLPPMQVAPGSDRQSDPRM; encoded by the coding sequence ATGCGAGCGATCCTTGATCACTGCACCGGCGGCAACAGGCGCAGCCTGCCGGCCGGCACGGATTTCATCGAGGAGGGCGGCCAGACAGGTCATCTGTTCGTGCTGCTCGAGGGCAAGGTGGAAGTCGTGAAGGGCGACAGTCTGGTCGCGGTGATCGACGAGCCCGGCGCGGTGTTCGGTGAGATGAGTGTTCTGCTCGACAGACCGCACAGCGCAAAGGTGCGCACGGCGTCCGACTGCGTCCTGTACGAGTTCGACGATGCGGCGTCGTTCCTGCGGGAGCAGCCTGCGCTGGCGCTGCTGATCGCGCAGCTCCTGGCGCAACGGCTGCATGTCGCCACGACCTATCTTGCCGATCTGATGCATCAATATGCCGATCACGGCACCCATCTGGCGATGGTCAGCGAAGTGCTGCAGAGCATGATCAACCTGCCGCCGATGCAGGTCGCGCCAGGCTCGGATCGGCAATCCGATCCAAGGATGTGA
- a CDS encoding dsDNA nuclease domain-containing protein, whose product MDLKTLPSIFDLEPLEHGGAIARAGFLYQDHIAAKYFIEMLGEPTLEQVWCETLDDITLIRRQNNGTLLVEFVQVKAAELSQMWTISLICEEKHQSLVGRSLAQHRCEEPCRFRIVSRTAVHAELRILTYDPLADERCIGNSSTCALHRQVGHRLDGVHSLAGWSPSNWLAHTSWDVVGSEEAVQHANLLYLERWLETIGEPLFSDQRSELYSRILSRIVRLSALPPHQREQRKQSRTELRSWVLNEVQRVRGQMPTKAGANLRQKLELAGIPASTIENALRLRIGFRQRMLDPKYQQSREYDSAELELTAVLNQLVARLDAGFITQSGLKFHATCLDAVLELRNKYGEIELNVLQGCMYTMTDRCRHRYLPTAVL is encoded by the coding sequence GTGGACTTAAAGACGTTGCCTTCAATTTTCGATCTGGAGCCACTTGAACACGGCGGGGCAATCGCGCGTGCTGGCTTTCTTTACCAAGATCATATCGCCGCGAAGTACTTCATCGAGATGCTCGGTGAACCTACGCTTGAGCAGGTTTGGTGCGAGACGCTTGATGACATCACGCTGATCCGCCGGCAAAACAACGGAACGCTTCTCGTCGAATTTGTGCAGGTGAAAGCAGCAGAACTATCGCAGATGTGGACGATCTCGCTGATCTGCGAAGAGAAACACCAATCGCTCGTCGGTCGCTCTCTGGCGCAACATAGGTGCGAAGAGCCTTGCAGGTTTCGGATCGTCAGCCGCACAGCGGTGCACGCCGAGCTAAGGATTCTGACATATGACCCGCTTGCAGATGAGCGGTGCATCGGCAATTCGTCGACTTGTGCCTTACATCGCCAAGTGGGCCATCGACTTGATGGCGTGCACTCGTTGGCAGGATGGTCGCCATCCAATTGGCTTGCCCACACTTCCTGGGACGTAGTCGGTTCTGAGGAGGCGGTGCAGCACGCGAACCTCCTATACCTTGAACGGTGGCTCGAGACCATTGGAGAACCCCTCTTCAGCGACCAGAGATCTGAACTTTACAGTCGGATTTTGAGTCGGATCGTGAGGCTATCTGCTCTGCCTCCCCATCAGCGTGAACAGCGGAAGCAGAGTCGTACTGAACTCCGAAGTTGGGTATTAAATGAAGTCCAGCGTGTGCGCGGCCAAATGCCAACGAAGGCTGGCGCCAATCTCAGGCAGAAATTGGAGTTAGCTGGGATACCGGCGTCTACGATCGAAAATGCATTGCGGCTACGCATTGGATTCCGCCAACGGATGCTAGACCCAAAGTATCAGCAATCGAGGGAATACGATTCAGCAGAGCTAGAGCTAACCGCGGTACTAAATCAGCTCGTGGCGCGACTAGATGCTGGATTCATCACGCAAAGCGGGCTGAAATTCCACGCAACTTGCCTGGATGCCGTGCTGGAGCTTCGAAACAAGTATGGCGAGATTGAGCTCAACGTCTTACAGGGCTGCATGTACACGATGACGGATCGATGCCGCCATCGATATTTGCCGACGGCCGTCCTATGA
- a CDS encoding histidine kinase dimerization/phospho-acceptor domain-containing protein — MSDAEFQIQALGDVRLADHASGALPAWLWSADGARILWANPVGAQAFGAASGAELAKRAFGPADPHRRQVARLGPSLDAGGAVRLERLRGFGAAPGMLATCGCKRIDLPDGSHGILMSALDASGRIMPLAERLLRLVQGLARPAAAFNGDGLLVATNETARSLPGLHDLTEAGLDAARDEALAQGRAAASVAIGRVVLQRIGRGADRALIALIKPAAHLAAKPAAPIVPEPVAPVAAAAPQEAAAMEPPPAPAAVEPPTAHEEAPAPTSEAPASFTLFDALDPQLEERVAIEPIVSVTESEPAGIAPSPASEEMHVETAPAATVAFDTTPDESPAVEEPLSEALIEVPAWPQVEVPAQPAPPLASAELTHAVQAPVETAPLDTAPAETAAVEEPLSEALIEVPAAAPIEAPKPEPTLDLEETAHAPAPEISAPPAEPVPSPYVIADAPLPPPAAEPAPATLAPMTSPSWLDEPPPVRRHPLRFMWQMDHEARFSLGSDEFTRLIGLHTAAGLGRLWSDIAESFGLDPEGRVLKAVASRDTWSGITLHWPVDGGGRLPVELSGLPVFDRSRNFAGYRGFGVCRDLDGLARLAALRRYEFFSGSIAPRSLSADVAPAPRTAAPPGPTAPHDVSPPPDPTAAPPEELTEPTAAETSHQADPDHAVETPQETTGEANGGTHDVRHDPPQNVVQFRPAGDNRPPSLTPVENNAFNELARQLSARLESEAGLTATTNERATTEAVAEEPPASEPPQEADTPRPQETVAQLETPANLPKAGWLAATEPAPRGESRRDRALLDLLPVGILIYRLDRLLYANHAFLARMGYDSLHALEAGGGLDALYVEPGVSRASSTSGTGTPVTISANQNDDNPAGSVSAEARLHTITWDDDSALALIFSRTLDEDAAIAAALSDPEPDPEPVAAAEPMLAPLPPQAGHADAEELGAILDTAAEGIIMFDAEGNIHSCNRSAEALFGYDGDEFVTHNLADLFAPESQHGIFDYLTSVKSAGVASLLDHGRETLGRVRQGGIIPLSVTMGRTRADGPNFFAVFRDLSQTKKSEGELREARRLAERAANAKSDMLARISHELRTPLNAIIGFAEVMIGERFGALGNERYVEYMKDIRASGERVIAIVNDLLDLSRIETGKLDLAFTSQNLNEMVESCVAVMQPQANRERIIIRTSLAHTLPPVVADARALRQITLNLIGNSIHLANAGGQVIVSTALSDFGEVMLRVRDTGQSLNDNEVAAALEPFRAPTPSDQAGSGGVSLSLTKALVEANRAKFQIRTGGRTGTLIEVTFAHAAARV, encoded by the coding sequence ATGAGTGACGCGGAATTCCAGATCCAGGCGCTCGGCGATGTGAGGCTGGCGGACCATGCGTCGGGCGCCCTGCCGGCATGGCTGTGGTCGGCCGACGGCGCACGGATTCTGTGGGCCAATCCGGTCGGCGCGCAGGCATTCGGTGCCGCCAGTGGCGCCGAGCTGGCGAAGCGCGCCTTCGGCCCGGCCGATCCGCATCGCCGCCAGGTCGCGCGGCTCGGCCCCAGCCTCGACGCAGGCGGCGCGGTGCGGCTGGAGCGGCTGCGCGGCTTCGGCGCGGCGCCCGGCATGCTCGCGACCTGCGGCTGCAAGCGGATCGACCTGCCCGACGGCAGCCACGGCATCCTGATGAGCGCGCTCGATGCCTCTGGTCGCATCATGCCGCTCGCCGAGCGCTTGCTGCGGCTGGTGCAGGGGCTGGCGCGTCCGGCGGCCGCCTTCAACGGCGACGGACTTTTGGTCGCAACCAACGAGACGGCGCGTTCGCTGCCCGGCCTGCACGATCTCACTGAAGCCGGCCTCGATGCCGCGCGCGACGAAGCGCTGGCGCAGGGCCGCGCGGCGGCGAGCGTTGCGATCGGCCGCGTCGTGCTGCAGCGGATCGGCCGTGGCGCCGATCGCGCGTTGATCGCGCTGATCAAGCCGGCGGCGCATCTGGCCGCTAAACCGGCGGCACCGATCGTGCCCGAGCCGGTCGCGCCGGTAGCGGCAGCAGCGCCACAAGAGGCCGCAGCCATGGAGCCGCCGCCAGCGCCTGCCGCCGTCGAACCGCCAACAGCGCATGAAGAAGCCCCCGCGCCCACAAGCGAAGCGCCGGCCAGCTTCACGCTGTTCGATGCGCTCGACCCGCAGTTGGAAGAGCGCGTCGCGATCGAGCCGATCGTCAGCGTGACTGAATCCGAACCCGCGGGCATTGCTCCATCTCCCGCGTCGGAAGAGATGCACGTCGAGACCGCGCCCGCCGCGACCGTGGCATTCGACACCACGCCGGACGAAAGTCCCGCCGTCGAGGAGCCATTATCGGAAGCGCTGATCGAGGTGCCCGCTTGGCCGCAGGTCGAAGTGCCTGCGCAGCCTGCTCCACCGCTCGCGTCGGCAGAGCTGACGCATGCAGTGCAAGCACCGGTCGAGACCGCGCCTCTCGACACCGCGCCTGCCGAAACTGCCGCGGTCGAGGAACCGCTATCGGAAGCGCTGATCGAGGTGCCCGCTGCGGCACCGATCGAAGCGCCCAAGCCGGAGCCCACGCTCGATCTCGAAGAGACCGCACACGCACCGGCTCCAGAAATATCGGCGCCACCGGCCGAGCCCGTGCCCTCGCCCTATGTGATCGCGGATGCGCCACTTCCTCCGCCTGCCGCCGAACCGGCGCCTGCGACGCTGGCGCCGATGACGTCGCCATCCTGGCTCGACGAGCCGCCGCCGGTGCGGCGGCATCCGCTGCGCTTCATGTGGCAGATGGACCATGAGGCCCGCTTCTCGCTCGGCTCCGACGAATTCACCCGCCTGATCGGCCTGCACACTGCGGCAGGCTTGGGCCGTCTCTGGAGCGACATCGCCGAGAGCTTTGGCCTCGATCCCGAGGGCCGCGTCCTCAAGGCGGTCGCCAGCCGCGATACCTGGAGCGGCATCACGCTGCACTGGCCGGTCGACGGCGGCGGCCGGCTGCCGGTCGAACTGTCCGGCCTGCCGGTGTTCGATCGTTCCAGGAATTTCGCCGGCTACCGCGGCTTTGGTGTGTGTCGCGACCTCGACGGGCTTGCGCGACTCGCCGCATTGCGCCGCTATGAGTTCTTCAGCGGCTCGATCGCGCCGCGATCGCTGTCGGCCGATGTAGCGCCGGCGCCGCGCACCGCCGCGCCGCCTGGGCCAACCGCGCCGCATGATGTTTCTCCGCCGCCCGACCCGACCGCAGCACCGCCCGAGGAATTGACCGAGCCGACAGCAGCAGAGACTTCACACCAAGCCGATCCGGATCACGCCGTGGAAACGCCCCAAGAAACGACCGGAGAAGCGAACGGAGGAACGCACGACGTGCGTCACGACCCGCCGCAGAACGTGGTGCAGTTCCGCCCCGCCGGCGACAACCGGCCGCCGTCGCTGACGCCGGTCGAGAACAACGCCTTCAACGAGCTCGCCCGCCAATTGTCGGCGCGGCTCGAGAGCGAGGCCGGCCTCACCGCGACGACGAACGAGCGCGCCACCACGGAGGCGGTTGCCGAAGAGCCGCCCGCCAGCGAACCGCCGCAGGAGGCGGATACGCCGCGGCCGCAAGAGACGGTCGCGCAGCTGGAGACGCCGGCCAACCTGCCGAAGGCCGGTTGGCTCGCCGCGACGGAACCTGCACCGCGCGGAGAGTCCCGCCGCGACCGCGCGCTGCTCGATCTCCTGCCGGTGGGCATCCTGATCTACCGGCTTGACCGCCTGCTCTATGCCAACCACGCCTTCCTCGCCCGCATGGGCTATGACAGCCTGCACGCGCTGGAAGCCGGCGGCGGGCTCGACGCGCTCTATGTCGAGCCCGGCGTCTCGCGGGCAAGCAGCACCTCCGGCACCGGCACGCCGGTGACGATCTCCGCGAACCAGAATGACGACAACCCGGCTGGGTCGGTGTCCGCAGAGGCACGGCTGCACACCATCACCTGGGACGACGATTCCGCGCTGGCGTTGATCTTCTCGCGCACACTGGACGAAGACGCCGCGATAGCGGCCGCTCTGTCCGATCCGGAGCCCGATCCCGAGCCCGTGGCTGCCGCCGAGCCGATGCTTGCGCCACTACCGCCGCAGGCCGGCCACGCCGACGCCGAGGAGCTCGGCGCGATCCTCGACACGGCGGCCGAAGGCATCATCATGTTCGATGCCGAGGGTAACATCCATTCCTGCAACCGCAGCGCGGAGGCGCTGTTCGGCTATGACGGCGACGAGTTCGTCACGCATAATCTCGCCGACCTGTTCGCGCCGGAAAGCCAGCACGGCATCTTCGACTATCTCACGAGCGTGAAATCGGCCGGCGTCGCCAGCCTGCTCGATCACGGCCGCGAGACGCTCGGCCGCGTGCGCCAGGGCGGCATCATCCCGCTGTCGGTGACGATGGGCCGCACCCGCGCCGACGGGCCGAATTTCTTCGCCGTGTTCCGCGATCTCTCGCAGACCAAAAAGAGCGAGGGCGAATTGCGCGAGGCGCGGCGGCTCGCCGAACGCGCCGCGAACGCCAAATCCGACATGCTGGCGCGGATCAGCCACGAGCTGCGCACGCCGCTCAACGCCATCATCGGCTTTGCCGAGGTGATGATCGGCGAGCGCTTCGGCGCGCTCGGCAACGAGCGCTATGTCGAATACATGAAGGACATCCGCGCCTCCGGCGAGCGGGTGATCGCGATCGTCAATGACCTGCTCGATCTGTCGCGGATCGAGACCGGCAAGCTCGACCTCGCCTTCACCAGCCAGAATCTCAACGAGATGGTGGAGAGCTGTGTCGCCGTGATGCAGCCGCAGGCCAATCGCGAGCGCATCATCATCCGCACCTCGCTCGCGCACACGCTGCCGCCGGTGGTCGCCGACGCCCGCGCGCTGCGCCAGATTACGCTGAACCTGATCGGCAACTCGATCCATCTCGCCAATGCCGGCGGCCAGGTGATCGTCTCGACCGCGCTGTCGGATTTCGGCGAAGTGATGCTGCGCGTGCGCGACACCGGCCAGAGCCTCAACGACAACGAGGTCGCCGCCGCGCTGGAGCCGTTCCGCGCACCGACGCCGTCCGATCAGGCCGGCTCCGGCGGCGTCAGCCTGTCGCTGACCAAGGCGCTGGTCGAAGCCAACCGCGCCAAATTCCAGATCCGCACCGGCGGCCGCACCGGCACGCTGATCGAAGTGACATTCGCCCACGCCGCAGCAAGGGTGTAA
- the tenA gene encoding thiaminase II — MSFFERLKTEASAEWRAYTEHPFTNGMADGSLPEAAFRHYLVQDYLFLIESARAYALAVYKSPKLADMREAAAGLSAILDVEMNLHVKLCAGWGLSLSDLEQTRPAVEMLAYTRYVLDAGMRGDLLALKVALAPCVIGYAEIATRLASRPDADAATNSYRVWIAEYAGVPYQEVATKARAHMELLADLYATPAREAELIAIFKEATRLEADFWEMGWRAGISSPTRQ, encoded by the coding sequence GTGAGTTTTTTCGAGCGTTTAAAGACAGAAGCATCCGCTGAGTGGCGGGCTTACACCGAGCATCCCTTCACGAACGGAATGGCAGACGGCTCGCTCCCCGAAGCGGCGTTTCGTCACTACCTCGTTCAGGACTACCTGTTCCTCATCGAGTCTGCTCGCGCCTACGCGCTCGCGGTCTACAAGTCGCCCAAACTTGCCGACATGCGTGAAGCAGCGGCCGGCCTTTCGGCCATCCTTGATGTCGAGATGAACTTGCATGTGAAGCTCTGTGCCGGTTGGGGTCTATCCCTGAGCGATCTTGAACAAACCCGTCCGGCGGTCGAGATGCTGGCCTATACACGCTACGTGCTCGACGCAGGTATGCGCGGCGATCTGCTGGCACTCAAAGTCGCGCTTGCCCCCTGCGTGATCGGGTACGCGGAGATCGCAACGCGGCTCGCCTCGCGACCCGATGCGGATGCTGCGACGAACTCCTATCGTGTTTGGATCGCCGAGTACGCTGGCGTACCGTACCAAGAGGTCGCGACAAAAGCGCGGGCGCACATGGAACTTCTCGCCGATCTCTACGCCACGCCGGCCCGCGAGGCGGAGCTGATTGCGATATTCAAGGAAGCCACCCGACTCGAGGCAGACTTTTGGGAGATGGGCTGGCGCGCGGGAATAAGTTCGCCAACGCGCCAGTAA
- a CDS encoding phasin family protein yields MSDNGRDHFEIPKFEIPKDMRSMAEASFDQARKAFEQFVTNARDTAGKIEERNATMRAGAKDLSTKALSYAEKNVQSSLDYAQSLLKAKDLTEVMRLHSEYVQGQMRSLAEQASEMGQAVSRAAMDAVKPKS; encoded by the coding sequence ATGAGCGACAACGGGCGTGACCATTTCGAGATCCCCAAATTCGAAATTCCCAAGGACATGCGGTCGATGGCGGAGGCGAGCTTCGACCAGGCGCGCAAGGCTTTCGAGCAGTTCGTGACCAACGCGCGGGACACCGCCGGCAAGATCGAGGAGCGCAACGCCACGATGCGCGCCGGCGCCAAGGACCTTTCCACCAAGGCGCTGTCCTACGCCGAGAAGAACGTGCAGTCGTCGCTGGATTACGCCCAGTCGCTGCTCAAGGCCAAGGACCTCACCGAGGTCATGCGGTTGCACAGCGAATATGTGCAGGGCCAGATGCGCTCGCTCGCCGAGCAGGCCAGCGAAATGGGCCAGGCGGTCAGCCGCGCCGCGATGGATGCGGTCAAGCCCAAGAGCTAA
- a CDS encoding vWA domain-containing protein: protein MIKVFRCSFVAGLLSLGLALLSLHGAQAQAQGTDTILVLDASGSMWGLVDGQSKISAARQAVDAILSKWNPADRLGVMVYGHRSKGDCKDIELMVPVSKFDPARIKAAIDGINPKGKTPISDSLRAAAEALHSTENKANVILVSDGIETCAPDPCAAAAELKKAGIGFTAHVIGLDVADPAAKSQLQCIARATGGVYLDAGNAASLTGALTKAVAATQGTKVASEAPAKPAAADPYLGKNLRGVARLAEGLDPISDEDVNWGIYNRAGGEKGEHVNTFYGAPFADNVAPGDYIVEVSYRQLKREFPLKVENGKPAMLDVILNAGYVTSEGSVAGGAGKVDDVVWQVSDKGGRLIAQEYDAVPRFVLAAGNYTLTLTKGQSKTSKPFVVAAGDSSNVQLTLDVGKLIVTTTYAEGGPKVEKDLVVAVHQPAEADGDEGEKVAQEYDAESKFDLPGGSYEVMVTVGEAKGTARAEVKSGAPTRINVNLNAGVVGIKADGAQEIDIYGAERDINDERKRVSVSYEATTNVALSAGDYVAVATYADGQKAEKPFSIAAGKRQTLEIKQ, encoded by the coding sequence GTGATTAAGGTTTTTCGCTGCTCGTTCGTTGCCGGCCTGCTGTCGCTTGGCCTGGCGTTGCTGTCACTTCATGGCGCCCAGGCGCAAGCGCAGGGGACCGACACCATTCTCGTGCTCGATGCATCCGGCTCGATGTGGGGTCTGGTCGATGGGCAGAGCAAGATCTCCGCTGCACGACAGGCGGTCGATGCCATCCTGTCGAAATGGAATCCCGCCGATCGTCTCGGCGTGATGGTCTATGGCCACCGCTCGAAGGGTGACTGCAAGGACATCGAGCTGATGGTGCCGGTCAGCAAGTTCGATCCGGCGAGGATCAAGGCCGCGATCGACGGCATCAACCCGAAGGGCAAGACGCCAATCTCGGATTCGCTCCGTGCCGCCGCCGAGGCGCTGCACTCGACCGAGAACAAGGCCAATGTGATCCTGGTCTCTGACGGGATCGAGACCTGCGCGCCGGATCCGTGCGCGGCCGCGGCCGAGCTGAAGAAGGCTGGCATCGGCTTCACCGCCCATGTTATCGGCCTCGACGTCGCCGATCCCGCGGCAAAGAGCCAGCTGCAATGCATCGCGCGCGCGACCGGCGGCGTCTATCTCGATGCCGGCAACGCCGCGAGCCTGACCGGCGCACTGACCAAGGCGGTGGCGGCGACGCAAGGCACCAAGGTCGCAAGCGAGGCGCCGGCAAAGCCGGCGGCCGCCGATCCGTATCTCGGCAAGAACCTTCGCGGCGTGGCGCGGCTCGCCGAAGGGCTCGATCCGATCAGCGACGAGGACGTCAACTGGGGCATCTACAATCGCGCCGGAGGCGAGAAGGGCGAGCACGTCAACACCTTCTACGGTGCGCCGTTCGCCGATAACGTCGCGCCCGGCGATTACATCGTGGAGGTGAGCTACCGGCAGCTCAAGCGCGAGTTTCCGCTCAAGGTCGAGAACGGCAAGCCCGCGATGCTCGACGTCATCCTCAATGCCGGCTACGTCACCAGCGAGGGCTCGGTGGCGGGCGGCGCGGGCAAGGTCGACGACGTGGTCTGGCAGGTCTCCGACAAGGGCGGCAGACTGATCGCGCAGGAATACGACGCGGTGCCGCGCTTCGTGCTCGCTGCGGGCAATTATACGCTGACCCTGACCAAAGGGCAGTCGAAGACCAGCAAGCCGTTCGTAGTCGCCGCGGGTGACTCCAGCAACGTCCAGCTTACCCTCGATGTCGGCAAGCTGATCGTCACCACCACGTATGCCGAGGGCGGCCCCAAGGTCGAGAAGGACCTCGTGGTTGCCGTGCACCAGCCGGCCGAGGCCGACGGTGACGAGGGCGAGAAGGTCGCGCAGGAATACGACGCCGAATCGAAGTTCGATCTGCCCGGCGGCAGCTACGAGGTGATGGTGACGGTCGGCGAGGCCAAGGGCACGGCGCGCGCGGAGGTGAAGTCCGGCGCGCCGACCCGGATCAATGTCAACCTCAACGCCGGCGTGGTCGGGATCAAGGCCGACGGCGCCCAGGAGATCGACATCTACGGTGCCGAGCGCGACATCAATGACGAGCGCAAGCGCGTCTCGGTGAGCTATGAGGCGACCACCAACGTCGCGCTCAGCGCCGGCGACTACGTCGCGGTCGCCACCTATGCCGACGGCCAGAAGGCGGAAAAGCCGTTCTCGATCGCCGCCGGCAAGCGCCAGACGCTGGAGATCAAGCAGTAG
- a CDS encoding helix-turn-helix domain-containing protein, whose product MLARLLSERLSVSPEEASALIGIGLTSIREAISTSDLKAKKHGRRTIILPDDLRVWLKTPPDARKSIEVSPA is encoded by the coding sequence ATGCTGGCGCGACTGCTCTCGGAACGGCTGTCGGTTTCACCAGAGGAGGCAAGCGCCCTCATCGGGATCGGGCTGACCTCCATTCGCGAGGCGATCAGCACCAGTGACCTCAAGGCCAAGAAGCACGGGAGGCGTACGATCATCCTGCCGGACGATTTGAGAGTATGGCTTAAGACGCCGCCGGACGCCCGCAAGTCGATTGAAGTAAGCCCCGCTTAA
- a CDS encoding metallophosphoesterase family protein, with the protein MRCLVVADLHYSLPQFDWLLAAAPQFDLVIFAGDALNLGSAVDFRAQIVVVKKYLARLASLTRVIFCSGNHDLDERNAEGEKVARWVAAVREFGVACDGDNLTIGDTLFTVCPWWDGPMVKARIDEQLREAAAIPHRRWVWVHHAPPADSPISWGGKRFFGDVELLGWIERHHPAMVISGHVHQSPFIPNGSWFDRIGTTWVFNTGLQSGRPPVYIVLDLTQEKVFWLAAGDAQIVDLNAPMHRPATPLGEAPDWLTSLDRIADPSLARPASAAG; encoded by the coding sequence ATGCGCTGTCTCGTCGTCGCCGACCTGCATTATTCATTGCCGCAGTTTGACTGGCTGCTGGCGGCCGCGCCGCAATTCGATCTGGTGATCTTCGCCGGCGATGCGCTCAACCTCGGCTCGGCGGTCGATTTCCGCGCCCAGATCGTCGTCGTCAAGAAATACCTCGCGCGCCTCGCCAGTCTCACGCGCGTGATCTTCTGCTCGGGCAATCATGATCTCGACGAGCGCAACGCGGAGGGCGAGAAGGTTGCGCGATGGGTCGCCGCCGTCAGGGAATTCGGCGTGGCCTGCGACGGCGACAATCTGACCATCGGCGACACGCTGTTCACGGTGTGCCCGTGGTGGGACGGCCCGATGGTCAAGGCGCGGATCGACGAGCAGCTGCGCGAGGCAGCCGCCATCCCGCACCGCCGCTGGGTCTGGGTGCATCACGCCCCGCCGGCGGATTCCCCGATCAGCTGGGGTGGCAAGCGCTTCTTCGGCGACGTCGAGCTGCTGGGCTGGATCGAACGCCACCACCCGGCGATGGTGATCTCGGGCCATGTGCATCAATCGCCGTTCATCCCGAACGGCTCGTGGTTCGACCGGATCGGGACGACCTGGGTGTTCAACACCGGCCTGCAGTCCGGCCGGCCGCCGGTCTACATCGTGCTCGATCTCACCCAGGAGAAGGTTTTCTGGCTCGCCGCCGGCGACGCGCAGATCGTCGATCTCAACGCCCCCATGCATCGGCCGGCAACGCCGCTCGGCGAGGCGCCCGACTGGCTCACATCCTTGGATCGGATTGCCGATCCGAGCCTGGCGCGACCTGCATCGGCGGCAGGTTGA
- a CDS encoding phasin has product MTNPSDPFSASIIPFEVPEQMRAFAEKGVLQARDSYAKFKDAAETHNSTVEAVFTSVNKGATAYSAKLIEFFKANTTSSLDFAQELFSVKSPTEAVELWTSHARKQFETYTAQVKELAELGQKVASETAEPIKASASKFYQQPAA; this is encoded by the coding sequence ATGACCAACCCGTCCGATCCGTTTTCCGCCTCGATCATCCCGTTCGAGGTTCCCGAGCAGATGCGCGCGTTCGCTGAAAAGGGCGTGCTGCAGGCCCGCGACAGCTACGCCAAGTTCAAGGACGCTGCCGAGACTCACAACTCGACGGTCGAGGCCGTGTTCACCTCGGTGAACAAGGGCGCCACCGCGTATTCGGCCAAGCTGATCGAGTTCTTCAAGGCCAACACCACCTCCTCGCTCGACTTCGCCCAGGAGCTGTTCAGCGTGAAGTCGCCGACCGAAGCGGTCGAGCTGTGGACCTCGCACGCCCGCAAGCAGTTCGAGACCTACACCGCGCAGGTCAAGGAACTGGCCGAGCTCGGCCAGAAGGTCGCCAGCGAGACCGCCGAGCCGATCAAGGCCAGCGCCTCGAAGTTCTACCAGCAGCCGGCCGCCTGA